A genomic window from Candidatus Bathyarchaeota archaeon includes:
- a CDS encoding tRNA (cytidine(56)-2'-O)-methyltransferase — protein MKVYVLRLGHRVSRDKRITTHVGLIARALGADGIILSGERDESVVKSLRKVVELWGGPFEISYVDDWLGFMRRVKREGWEIIHLTVYGLPIQDVIEEIRGSGRDKLIVVGASKVPGVVYQIADWNVAVSSQPHSECGSLAVFLDRLFQGKELEKEFKNWKLKVIPQARGKKVIKAENEGCEGSDI, from the coding sequence ATGAAAGTCTACGTCCTGAGGCTCGGCCATAGGGTTTCAAGAGACAAGCGTATAACGACCCACGTGGGGCTTATAGCCAGGGCCTTAGGTGCCGACGGTATCATTCTATCGGGTGAAAGGGACGAGAGCGTCGTAAAGAGCCTCAGAAAAGTCGTCGAGCTCTGGGGTGGACCGTTTGAGATAAGCTATGTAGACGACTGGCTGGGCTTCATGAGACGTGTTAAGAGGGAGGGGTGGGAAATAATACACCTAACCGTTTACGGGCTCCCTATACAGGACGTGATAGAAGAGATCAGAGGATCTGGTAGGGATAAGTTGATAGTCGTAGGCGCGAGTAAGGTTCCAGGCGTCGTCTATCAAATAGCCGACTGGAACGTAGCCGTATCTTCTCAGCCTCACTCTGAATGCGGAAGCCTAGCCGTCTTCTTGGATAGACTTTTCCAAGGGAAAGAACTGGAAAAGGAGTTTAAAAACTGGAAGCTGAAAGTGATCCCCCAAGCTAGGGGTAAGAAGGTGATTAAAGCCGAGAATGAAGGTTGTGAGGGATCTGACATTTGA
- a CDS encoding carbohydrate kinase family protein: MDRLLVLNTGILVVDIIAAELPRIAEPGELLFVPEGIAVSLGGHSGNVSIDLLQLGLRSEDVYLVSVVGKDVFGDYAESFLKSRGVRAELKRVEASTSKNLILVVENEDRRFHVDVGSNLFLDTELVSDAVEKFKPHVFYVGGAGMLGGFDDRLPEILKKAKKAGSLTVLDVVAPYGKGWDFVKKALPYCDLFHCNLLEASHITDKEGIVDALKALRASGCKLPVITMGDQGLTALFKDVFIEMPAFKIRVVDPTGAGDAFCAGLILKLSLKLKPIDRYTLDEVVEALIFGSACGALCCTAKGTTTNVQKDKVKLLLNDQDKQFRKSIKLMYT, encoded by the coding sequence ATGGATAGGCTACTTGTGTTGAACACGGGTATACTCGTCGTCGATATAATAGCCGCTGAGCTTCCCCGTATAGCCGAGCCCGGGGAGCTTCTATTCGTCCCTGAAGGAATCGCCGTAAGCCTCGGAGGCCACTCTGGAAACGTCTCGATAGACCTTCTACAGCTCGGTCTGAGAAGCGAGGATGTATATCTCGTCTCGGTGGTCGGAAAAGACGTGTTCGGCGATTATGCAGAGAGTTTTCTAAAGTCTAGAGGCGTAAGGGCTGAGCTTAAGAGGGTCGAAGCCTCGACGTCTAAAAATCTTATACTCGTCGTGGAAAATGAAGACCGACGTTTTCATGTAGACGTAGGTTCTAACCTTTTTCTAGACACAGAGTTGGTCAGTGATGCGGTCGAGAAATTTAAGCCCCATGTTTTCTACGTTGGTGGAGCCGGGATGCTCGGTGGATTCGACGATAGGCTTCCGGAGATCCTTAAGAAAGCTAAGAAAGCCGGTTCTTTAACAGTCCTAGATGTAGTGGCGCCCTACGGTAAGGGCTGGGACTTCGTTAAGAAGGCCTTACCCTACTGCGACCTGTTCCACTGCAACCTTCTAGAGGCTTCGCATATAACCGATAAGGAGGGCATCGTAGATGCGTTGAAAGCCCTTAGAGCGTCGGGGTGTAAGCTACCGGTCATAACTATGGGTGACCAAGGGCTAACGGCTCTGTTCAAGGACGTATTCATCGAGATGCCTGCTTTCAAAATTAGAGTCGTGGACCCAACGGGTGCCGGAGACGCTTTCTGCGCAGGCCTGATACTGAAACTATCGTTAAAGCTTAAACCGATAGACCGGTATACGCTTGACGAGGTAGTTGAAGCCCTCATCTTCGGCTCAGCCTGCGGAGCCTTATGCTGTACGGCAAAAGGTACGACGACAAACGTTCAGAAAGACAAGGTCAAACTCCTTCTAAACGATCAAGACAAACAGTTCAGAAAAAGTATCAAACTCATGTACACCTAA
- a CDS encoding TIGR00270 family protein, translating to MEGIQIPICEVCGRKASKLFRVIIEGAELSVCMECSKLGTPVKPKLRRSMVKTGYVRPTPVSRPLRPSKPKKAVRSRSIEEAVEAYTLVENYGFIVKEARERMGMTLKDLGAKVGEKASVISKVEQGKLKPDNALARKLEHVLRIRLLVPSSEVEDKGLKTPVEPGGGLTIGDVLRMKLTKPRE from the coding sequence CTGGAGGGGATTCAAATCCCCATATGCGAAGTCTGCGGTAGAAAAGCATCTAAGCTTTTTAGGGTTATTATAGAAGGTGCTGAGCTCTCGGTATGTATGGAATGTAGCAAACTCGGCACACCGGTGAAGCCTAAGCTTAGGAGGAGCATGGTTAAAACCGGTTACGTAAGGCCTACTCCCGTTTCGAGACCTTTGAGACCTTCTAAGCCCAAGAAGGCTGTTAGAAGTAGAAGCATAGAGGAGGCCGTCGAAGCATATACTTTGGTCGAAAACTACGGTTTTATAGTTAAAGAAGCCAGAGAGCGTATGGGCATGACGCTTAAAGACCTAGGCGCTAAGGTCGGTGAAAAAGCTTCGGTGATAAGTAAAGTCGAGCAGGGTAAACTTAAGCCAGATAACGCATTAGCTAGAAAGCTTGAACACGTGCTCAGGATCAGGCTTCTAGTCCCCTCTAGCGAGGTCGAGGATAAGGGGCTTAAGACACCGGTGGAGCCTGGTGGAGGACTTACCATAGGCGACGTTCTCAGGATGAAGCTTACGAAGCCTAGGGAGTAG
- a CDS encoding molybdenum cofactor guanylyltransferase, with translation MRSCIVLAGGSGKRFGRSKTLTLLKGKPMIIHLIERLTPLTDKLIVVVKETNPVLEAVLENYGVYICLDLLPVQSPLVGLTTGFEYLRSGYAVAAPCDSPFVDPKTVERLFDEALGYDAAVPMWRNGYIEPLHSVYRVEPCLKASKSTIEDGELSVRAMISRLRRVNYVEAEVLGDPRHFLNLNTVEDLERFIGES, from the coding sequence TTGAGGAGCTGTATAGTTTTAGCGGGGGGTTCTGGTAAAAGATTCGGCCGCTCGAAGACGTTGACTTTGCTGAAGGGTAAACCCATGATAATTCACCTTATAGAGAGACTAACTCCTCTGACAGACAAGCTTATAGTCGTGGTTAAAGAGACCAACCCGGTGCTTGAGGCTGTTTTAGAAAATTATGGGGTATACATATGCTTGGATCTGTTACCCGTTCAATCCCCGCTCGTGGGGCTTACGACGGGGTTTGAGTATCTACGCTCCGGCTACGCAGTCGCTGCTCCATGCGACTCTCCGTTCGTAGACCCAAAGACCGTCGAGAGACTTTTCGATGAAGCGTTAGGTTATGACGCGGCTGTACCCATGTGGCGCAACGGCTACATAGAGCCGCTACACTCCGTCTATAGGGTCGAGCCGTGTCTCAAAGCCTCTAAGTCGACCATCGAAGACGGCGAGCTAAGCGTCAGAGCCATGATATCCAGGCTCAGAAGGGTTAACTACGTGGAGGCCGAGGTGCTCGGAGACCCTAGACATTTCTTGAACCTGAACACGGTGGAGGATTTAGAACGTTTCATAGGTGAAAGCTAA
- a CDS encoding phosphoglycerate dehydrogenase encodes MHGVDCLNPPSVYITEPLPMVEEMVKLLEDAGIEVEVSEVFHEYVPEDWIMEVDGIVVADSRITPESVKKARRLRIVQKFGVGVDTIPVEVCRRRGVYVCNIPGINSLDVAEFTLAAILSILHRIRERDLMAREARWDDRPKVLSERLTGKTVGIIGFGRIGRQVARLLKPFKTRVLVYDPYVNVSLVEEYGAEKVEDLTQLLKGSDIVTLHVPLTDETNRMIGRRELKLMKPDAILINTSRGAVVDEEALYDALKTGRIRAAHIDVWTTEPVPENNPILRLENAQLSLHQASWSIEFFKEAARFCAENILRVLRGLKPLNVVWEK; translated from the coding sequence TTGCACGGTGTCGACTGTTTGAATCCCCCATCGGTCTACATAACCGAGCCCCTCCCTATGGTGGAAGAGATGGTTAAGCTTCTCGAGGACGCAGGTATCGAAGTGGAGGTCTCTGAGGTTTTCCACGAGTATGTGCCCGAAGACTGGATTATGGAGGTCGACGGTATCGTCGTAGCCGATTCTAGGATAACCCCTGAGTCCGTCAAGAAGGCCCGTAGGCTTAGGATAGTTCAGAAGTTCGGTGTAGGGGTCGATACGATACCCGTAGAGGTCTGTAGGCGGAGGGGAGTGTACGTATGCAACATACCCGGTATCAACAGCCTAGACGTCGCGGAGTTCACCCTCGCAGCCATCCTGTCGATACTTCATAGGATAAGGGAGAGAGACCTCATGGCTAGAGAGGCTAGATGGGATGACAGGCCTAAGGTCTTGTCTGAAAGATTAACCGGTAAAACCGTGGGGATAATCGGCTTCGGTAGGATCGGTAGGCAAGTCGCAAGGCTTCTGAAACCGTTTAAGACCCGGGTCTTGGTATACGACCCTTACGTAAACGTAAGTCTGGTCGAGGAGTACGGGGCGGAGAAAGTGGAAGACCTAACCCAGTTGCTTAAGGGCTCAGATATAGTTACCTTACACGTGCCCCTGACCGATGAGACTAACCGTATGATAGGACGCCGCGAGCTTAAGTTGATGAAGCCCGACGCGATTCTCATAAACACCTCACGAGGAGCGGTCGTAGACGAAGAAGCCCTCTATGATGCGCTTAAAACCGGTAGGATTAGGGCGGCTCACATAGATGTCTGGACCACAGAGCCTGTTCCAGAAAACAACCCGATACTGAGGCTCGAGAACGCTCAACTAAGTCTTCACCAGGCAAGCTGGTCGATAGAGTTCTTCAAGGAAGCCGCGAGGTTCTGCGCGGAGAACATACTACGGGTTCTAAGGGGGTTAAAGCCGTTAAACGTCGTCTGGGAAAAGTAG
- the prf1 gene encoding peptide chain release factor aRF-1, with the protein MASLRDKYSSVELYRLKKMLKILASKEGRGTELVSLYVPRGRPLSDVMNNLRQEYSTASNIKSDRTRKNVQSALERVMQRLRLFKRTPPNGLVIFCGAIPQNGPGSEKMETYVIIPPEPIDISYYGCGSRFYVEPLLDMLREKDTYGIILIDSSGATFATLTGSRLQVLKDVTSGIPGKHRAGGQSARRFERLREMELNEFFRRAGKYADSLFLDMKNLKGLIIGGPGPTKRDFVEGDYMNYMLKKKIIAVVDTAYVGEEGLRDVLNRASNIFKEVRRVEERKLIQNFLNHVSKDTGLATYGEEHVRRQLERGAVDTLILSEGLQTRRLLIECSNCGYSEWVSVQPVDMVRFEKELATRKCPKCNLQTLRVKERKDLIDEFIEMAENLGVKVEIVSAKTEEGEMLLKSFGGVAAILRYRF; encoded by the coding sequence ATGGCTAGCCTCCGGGATAAATATAGCTCCGTCGAGCTCTATAGGCTTAAGAAGATGCTTAAGATCTTGGCGTCGAAGGAGGGCCGGGGGACGGAGCTCGTCTCTCTTTACGTCCCCAGAGGTAGGCCCCTATCCGACGTCATGAACAACCTTAGACAGGAGTATAGCACAGCCTCGAACATCAAGTCCGACCGAACCCGTAAAAACGTCCAGTCGGCGTTGGAGAGGGTTATGCAGAGGCTCAGGCTCTTCAAGAGAACTCCTCCTAACGGTCTGGTTATCTTCTGCGGAGCCATACCTCAGAACGGCCCTGGCTCAGAGAAGATGGAGACCTACGTTATAATACCTCCTGAGCCGATAGACATCTCCTACTACGGCTGCGGCTCTAGGTTTTACGTCGAACCTCTCCTAGACATGCTTAGAGAGAAAGATACTTACGGTATAATCCTCATAGACTCCAGCGGAGCAACCTTCGCGACTCTGACCGGAAGTAGGCTTCAAGTTCTCAAAGACGTCACGTCTGGTATCCCTGGGAAACATAGGGCCGGAGGCCAGTCTGCTAGAAGGTTCGAAAGACTCAGGGAGATGGAGCTCAACGAGTTCTTCAGGAGAGCCGGTAAATACGCCGACAGTCTATTCCTCGACATGAAGAACCTCAAAGGCTTGATCATAGGTGGTCCAGGTCCGACTAAGAGAGACTTCGTCGAAGGAGACTACATGAACTATATGCTTAAGAAGAAGATCATAGCCGTAGTCGATACGGCCTACGTCGGCGAGGAGGGTTTAAGAGACGTATTAAATAGGGCCTCGAACATTTTCAAAGAGGTCAGACGGGTCGAGGAGCGAAAGCTCATCCAAAACTTCCTCAACCACGTATCTAAGGACACAGGTTTAGCGACCTACGGTGAAGAGCACGTCAGGCGTCAGCTAGAGAGAGGAGCTGTAGATACGCTCATACTATCTGAGGGCCTTCAAACCAGGAGGCTTCTAATCGAATGCTCGAACTGCGGTTACTCCGAATGGGTCAGCGTCCAGCCCGTGGACATGGTTAGGTTCGAAAAGGAACTTGCAACCCGTAAGTGTCCCAAGTGTAATCTACAGACGCTCAGGGTTAAGGAACGTAAGGATTTGATAGACGAGTTCATAGAGATGGCTGAAAACCTAGGCGTCAAAGTCGAGATCGTGTCGGCCAAGACCGAGGAGGGAGAGATGCTTCTCAAAAGCTTCGGAGGGGTAGCCGCTATACTGAGATACCGGTTCTAG